AATCTGAATCATCATAATCATCCGACTGTGAATAACTGCGTTCCTGAGCTCTTCGAATCTCATCCTCAGACATCAGAATTGTCTCATCACCTGCCGGCTTTCTTCCGGTAAATACATCCAACTGCTCATCTACAAAATGCCCATCCGGATCTACAAGAGAATGTTTCAAATCAGAAATCAGATCCTGACAATTCTGATATCTTCTCTCTACATTCTTCTCTGTACATTTCATAATAATGCAATCCAGACTGTAAGGAATATCAGGTACTTCTACTGATGGTGCAACAATCTTCTCCTTCAGATGCTTCAACGCAACTGATACTGTCGAATCCCCATCAAATGGTACATGTCCTGTAACCATCTCATACATGGTAATACCAGCTGAATAAATATCACTCCGCTCATCTACAATACCGCCTTTTGCCTGTTCCGGTGAAGTATAATGAACCGATCCCATAACATTCGTACTGATTGTAGCCGTCGATGTTGTAGCACGTGCAATACCAAAGTCTGTAACCTTAACCTTACCATCCTTTGAAATGATAATATTCTGTGGTTTGATATCTCTGTGGATAATATGATGATTATGTGCAGCCTGAATACCGCTTATCATCTGTATTGAAATACTGATTGCCTCTTTTGCAGACAAACGTTCTTTCTTTTCAATATATTCTTTTAGTGTAATTCCTTCAACAAGCTCCATGACCATATAATACAGTCCGCGATCTTGCCCTACATCATACACATTCACTACATTCGGATGCATCAGACCTGCTGCCGCCTGCGCTTCACTTACAAACTTTTTGATAAATGATTCGTCATTCCTATAATCACTTTTCAAAACTTTTACGGCAACATAACGATTTAACTTATGATCTTTACCTTTATATACATCCGCCATACCACCCGAGCCGATACGCCCGAGTATCTCATAGCGCTTTCCTAAAAAAACCCCTTCTTTTAACATATACTCACCTCATCAGTAAATGGTTCCATCAAAACAACTCCGATGTTATCTGTTCCACCGTTCTCTTTTGCTGCATCCACTAATGCTGTTCCGGCTTCTACAATATCTCTTCCCCCCTGAACTATATGAAATAGTTCCTCGTCTTCTACCATATTACTCAAACCATCTGTACACATCAGTATGATATCTCCCCGTTTCAGACGGTGTTCGTAAAAGTCTACATCGACATTGTTCTTAGCACCAATTGCTCTCGTAATGATATTTTTATCCGGATGATGCTTCGCCTCTTCCGGTTTGATACCACCCAGTCGTACCATCTCTTCAACCAGCGAATGGTCCTTTGTCAACTGTGTGATTCCTTGATTGATCAAATATAAACGGCTGTCTCCAACATTTGCAAAATACATCATATGATCTACGATCGTTGCTGCTACAACTGTTGTTCCCATGCCTTTCAAATGTTCATCTTCCGATGCTTTCTTGATAATCTCTCGATTTGCCTTCTCAATTGCGGAAACAAGCGCTTTCTCCACGTCTTTCTCTTCACTTTGAGCAAGCTCTCTTTTCATCACTTCAACTGTATATTTTGAAGCGTAATCTCCTGCCTTGTGTCCTCCCATACCATCTGCTACAACAAATAAGTTTGGGAGAGGTCCTATTGGATTGTCTGTCGTATAGACATAGTCCTGATTTACTTGTCGTACCATACCTACATCGGTAATCGAAAATGTCTTCATATTCTTCTCCTTTATTCCTCACTTGTCTCTACGTAACGTCTTCTGAGCTGACCGCAGGCTCCATCTATATCTGCGCCCATTTCTCTTCTTATAGTAACATTTATTCCGCTTTTTTCAAGTTTATTTTTAAAATTCAACGCATTTTTCCGATCTGGTCTTACAAAATCACGCTCTTTGATTGGATTGACCGGAATCAAATTCAAATGGCAATTTCTTGGTTTTAATATTTGAATTAATTCTTTTGCATCTTCCGGTGTATCGTTCACTCCATGCACCAGACTATACTCAAACGTAATTCTTCTTCCTGTCTCTTCAAAATATGCATCGCACGCTTCAAGCACTTCTGACAACTCATATTTATTTGCAACCGGCATTAATTCTTTTCGTTTATTCTGATTTGATCCATGCAGTGACAACGCCAGTGTGATCTGTAAATGTTCTTTTGCCAGATCATAAATCCGTGGAACAATCCCACAAGTCGATACTGTCACATTTCTCTGACTGATATTCAGTCCATGTTCATCTGTCAATATATGAATAAATTTGAGAAAATTATCGTAATTATCCATCGGTTCGCCTGTTCCCATAATTACCACATTCGAAACTCTCTCCCCTATGATTTTCTGAATCTGATAAATCTGTCCAAGCATCTCTGATGCAGACAAATTGCGAACAAGACCGCCTATCGTAGATGCACAGAAGCGGCATCCCATTCTACATCCTACCTGTGAGGAAATGCAAACTGAATTGCCATGTTTATACCGCATTAAAACACTTTCCACTACATTGCCGTCATGAAGCTGAAATAAAAACTTATTTGTTCCATCCAATTTGGATTCTTGCCGCTCCAACATATGCACGGAAAGGATCTCATAATTTTCTTTCAATTTTTCACGCAATGCTTTTGAGATATTTGTCATCTCGTCAAAATTATCAATGGTCTTCACATGAAGCCATTCGTAAATCTGCTTTGCACGAAA
This Ruminococcus hominis DNA region includes the following protein-coding sequences:
- a CDS encoding Stp1/IreP family PP2C-type Ser/Thr phosphatase, with protein sequence MKTFSITDVGMVRQVNQDYVYTTDNPIGPLPNLFVVADGMGGHKAGDYASKYTVEVMKRELAQSEEKDVEKALVSAIEKANREIIKKASEDEHLKGMGTTVVAATIVDHMMYFANVGDSRLYLINQGITQLTKDHSLVEEMVRLGGIKPEEAKHHPDKNIITRAIGAKNNVDVDFYEHRLKRGDIILMCTDGLSNMVEDEELFHIVQGGRDIVEAGTALVDAAKENGGTDNIGVVLMEPFTDEVSIC
- the rlmN gene encoding 23S rRNA (adenine(2503)-C(2))-methyltransferase RlmN encodes the protein MKKDIRAYTYEELQEELKTQGEKAFRAKQIYEWLHVKTIDNFDEMTNISKALREKLKENYEILSVHMLERQESKLDGTNKFLFQLHDGNVVESVLMRYKHGNSVCISSQVGCRMGCRFCASTIGGLVRNLSASEMLGQIYQIQKIIGERVSNVVIMGTGEPMDNYDNFLKFIHILTDEHGLNISQRNVTVSTCGIVPRIYDLAKEHLQITLALSLHGSNQNKRKELMPVANKYELSEVLEACDAYFEETGRRITFEYSLVHGVNDTPEDAKELIQILKPRNCHLNLIPVNPIKERDFVRPDRKNALNFKNKLEKSGINVTIRREMGADIDGACGQLRRRYVETSEE